A single genomic interval of Neisseria leonii harbors:
- a CDS encoding cytochrome c5 family protein: protein MNHYSDNKNVRGSAATTIIGGIAILLAVLFFLVKLATSGYYSDVADTTPTATETRIMPQGSVIMGDGTPVGQRTGEQIFKKTCIQCHAADSQVPNAPKLTDSGDWAPRIAKGFETLFNNALNGFNAMPAKGGAADLTDDELKRAIAYMTNQSGGNFDAPAVGAEDSASAASGTASDAAPAASATASVDGKKVFDGLCMACHAANSAIPGSPKITNTADWADRIGQGRATLVKHAIEGFTGKNGMMPAKGGNPNLSDAEVEAAVVYMVNQSGGKI, encoded by the coding sequence ATGAACCACTACTCCGACAACAAAAACGTCCGCGGCTCTGCAGCCACCACCATTATCGGCGGCATCGCGATTCTGCTGGCCGTTTTGTTCTTCCTGGTCAAACTGGCCACTTCCGGCTATTACAGCGACGTTGCCGATACGACTCCGACCGCTACCGAAACCCGCATCATGCCGCAGGGCTCGGTTATCATGGGCGACGGCACACCGGTCGGCCAGCGTACCGGCGAACAGATTTTCAAAAAAACCTGTATCCAGTGCCATGCAGCCGACAGTCAGGTTCCCAACGCACCGAAGCTGACCGACAGCGGCGACTGGGCACCGCGCATCGCCAAAGGCTTTGAAACCCTGTTCAACAATGCGCTCAACGGCTTCAATGCCATGCCTGCCAAAGGCGGTGCCGCCGACCTGACCGATGACGAACTTAAGCGCGCCATCGCCTATATGACCAACCAGTCGGGCGGCAATTTTGACGCCCCCGCCGTCGGTGCGGAAGACTCTGCCTCCGCAGCCAGCGGTACGGCTTCCGACGCCGCACCCGCCGCTTCGGCTACGGCATCCGTTGACGGCAAAAAAGTGTTCGACGGGCTGTGCATGGCCTGCCATGCCGCCAACTCCGCCATTCCCGGCTCGCCCAAAATCACCAATACCGCCGACTGGGCCGACCGCATCGGTCAAGGCCGTGCCACTTTGGTCAAACATGCCATTGAAGGCTTTACCGGCAAAAACGGTATGATGCCGGCCAAGGGCGGCAACCCCAACTTGAGCGATGCCGAAGTCGAAGCGGCCGTGGTTTATATGGTCAATCAGTCCGGCGGCAAAATTTAA
- a CDS encoding anhydro-N-acetylmuramic acid kinase — MDATQYYIGIMSGTSMDGADAVLIRMNGMHWHSAGAHAFSPYPAELKQALLDLQNCGNDELHRSRLLAQQLSRLYAETTAKLLQKSGLMPSEITAIGCHGQTVRHAPEHGYSIQLADWALLAELSGIPTIGDFRSSDLAAGGQGAPLVPAFHQALFAAPGETRVLLNIGGIANISVLPADRPAFGFDTGPGNMLLDAWMQRTFNRPYDADGQTAASGRTLPTLLARLLDHEYFHRPPPKSTGRELFSPAYLDALLDGSEQPHDVLRTLAAFSAQTIAAEIRRHAPDARQIYLCGGGIRNRTLTGELQTLLPQATLHSTAELNLDPQWVEAAAFGWLAACRTHRLPGNPHHATGARGPRILGCMYLP; from the coding sequence ATGGACGCCACCCAATACTACATCGGCATCATGTCGGGTACCAGCATGGACGGTGCCGATGCCGTCCTGATCCGCATGAACGGCATGCACTGGCATTCGGCCGGTGCCCATGCCTTTTCCCCCTATCCCGCCGAGCTGAAGCAGGCACTGCTCGACCTGCAAAACTGCGGCAACGACGAATTGCACCGCAGCCGCCTTCTGGCGCAACAGCTCAGCCGTCTATACGCCGAAACCACCGCCAAACTCCTGCAAAAAAGCGGCTTGATGCCGTCTGAAATCACCGCTATCGGCTGCCACGGCCAAACCGTACGCCACGCTCCCGAACACGGTTACAGCATCCAGCTCGCCGACTGGGCATTACTGGCCGAATTAAGCGGCATACCCACAATCGGCGACTTCCGCAGCAGCGATCTGGCCGCAGGCGGCCAAGGCGCCCCCTTGGTTCCCGCCTTCCATCAGGCACTGTTTGCCGCCCCCGGCGAAACCCGCGTGCTGCTCAATATCGGCGGCATCGCCAACATCAGTGTCCTGCCTGCCGACCGACCCGCCTTCGGTTTCGATACCGGTCCCGGCAATATGCTGCTGGACGCTTGGATGCAGCGTACATTCAACCGTCCCTACGATGCGGACGGTCAAACTGCCGCCAGCGGCCGCACCCTCCCGACCCTGCTCGCACGCCTGCTCGATCATGAATATTTCCACCGCCCTCCACCCAAAAGCACCGGCCGCGAACTGTTCTCCCCCGCCTATCTCGATGCCCTGCTCGACGGCAGCGAACAACCCCACGACGTTTTGCGTACCCTTGCCGCATTCAGTGCCCAAACAATTGCTGCCGAAATCCGCCGACACGCCCCCGATGCACGGCAGATTTACCTTTGCGGCGGCGGTATCCGCAACCGCACGCTGACCGGCGAACTGCAAACCCTGCTGCCCCAAGCCACGCTGCACAGTACAGCCGAACTGAATCTGGATCCGCAATGGGTCGAAGCAGCCGCGTTCGGCTGGCTGGCCGCATGCCGCACCCACCGCCTGCCCGGCAATCCGCATCACGCCACCGGCGCACGCGGCCCGCGCATTCTGGGCTGTATGTACCTGCCCTGA
- the coaD gene encoding pantetheine-phosphate adenylyltransferase: MTHTPAVRRAVYAGSFDPPTNGHLWMIRQAQCLFDELIVAIGVNPDKKSTYSVDERRSMLEDITREFPNVRVSSFENRFLVNYAHSINAGFIIRGIRSGFDYEYERTIRYINSDLQPDIATVFLMPPREFAEVSSTMVKGLVGPQGWRDIIRRYLPDAVYRKILRDHENSN, translated from the coding sequence ATGACGCACACACCCGCCGTCCGCCGCGCCGTTTATGCCGGCAGTTTCGACCCGCCCACCAACGGCCATTTGTGGATGATCCGTCAGGCACAATGCCTGTTTGACGAACTCATCGTCGCCATCGGTGTCAATCCCGATAAAAAAAGTACTTATTCCGTGGACGAGCGGCGCAGTATGCTGGAAGACATTACCCGCGAATTTCCCAATGTGCGGGTCAGCTCGTTTGAAAACCGCTTCCTGGTCAATTACGCCCACAGCATCAACGCAGGCTTCATCATACGCGGTATACGTTCCGGCTTCGATTACGAATACGAGCGCACCATCCGCTACATCAATTCCGATTTGCAGCCCGACATTGCCACCGTCTTCCTGATGCCGCCGCGCGAATTTGCCGAAGTGTCGTCCACTATGGTGAAAGGACTGGTCGGCCCGCAAGGCTGGCGCGACATTATCCGCCGTTACCTGCCCGACGCGGTCTACCGGAAAATCCTGCGCGACCACGAAAACAGCAACTGA
- a CDS encoding GpE family phage tail protein, with product MAWWFGWSMQEIYDLPLDEFDGWLDEANRQIRQKYLKG from the coding sequence ATGGCATGGTGGTTCGGGTGGAGCATGCAAGAGATTTACGACTTGCCGTTAGACGAGTTTGACGGCTGGCTGGATGAAGCCAATCGGCAGATTAGGCAAAAGTATCTGAAAGGTTAG
- the gluQRS gene encoding tRNA glutamyl-Q(34) synthetase GluQRS, with protein MYVGRFAPSPTGQLHIGSLLTALASYADARAAGGRWLVRMEDLDPPREMRGAADDILRTLEAFGFEWDGSVMYQSRRHEAYRAALAQLQRQRDVYPCYCSRKDWQAAARAGADGFVYNGRCRDAAERAPSSAKTPAWRLKVGAQAVGFDDAVVGHYRQNLADDIGDFVLLRADGFWAYQLAVVVDDAEQGVNHVVRGQDLLVSAPRQIYLQSCLRLPTPSYAHLPLLVNRFGQKWSKQTLAPALDTACKTELLRRVMAYLNIPPAPHGADCRALLAWTVAHWRLDKVPSAAICTETEVSEAV; from the coding sequence ATGTATGTCGGACGTTTTGCCCCCAGCCCCACAGGGCAGCTGCATATCGGTTCGCTGCTGACGGCGCTGGCTTCTTATGCCGATGCGCGGGCGGCGGGCGGGCGTTGGCTGGTGCGTATGGAGGATTTGGACCCGCCTCGTGAAATGCGCGGGGCGGCGGACGATATTCTGCGCACGTTGGAAGCGTTCGGTTTCGAGTGGGACGGCAGCGTGATGTATCAGAGCCGCCGCCACGAGGCCTACCGTGCCGCTTTGGCACAGTTGCAGCGGCAGCGTGATGTGTATCCCTGCTATTGCAGCCGCAAAGACTGGCAGGCGGCGGCACGGGCGGGGGCGGACGGTTTTGTTTACAACGGCCGCTGCCGCGATGCGGCGGAACGCGCCCCGTCATCTGCGAAAACGCCCGCATGGCGGTTGAAGGTCGGTGCGCAGGCCGTCGGATTCGATGATGCGGTGGTAGGACATTACCGTCAGAATCTGGCCGACGACATCGGCGATTTTGTCCTGCTGCGCGCCGACGGATTTTGGGCTTATCAATTGGCCGTGGTGGTGGACGATGCCGAGCAGGGCGTGAACCATGTGGTGCGCGGGCAGGATTTGCTGGTGTCCGCGCCGCGTCAGATTTATCTGCAATCCTGCCTGCGGCTGCCGACGCCGTCTTACGCCCATCTGCCGCTGCTGGTAAACCGCTTCGGCCAGAAGTGGTCGAAACAGACTCTTGCCCCCGCGCTGGATACGGCCTGTAAAACCGAACTGCTGCGCCGCGTGATGGCATACCTGAACATTCCGCCCGCGCCGCACGGAGCCGACTGCCGCGCGCTGCTGGCATGGACGGTGGCGCATTGGCGGCTGGACAAAGTGCCGTCGGCGGCCATTTGCACGGAAACGGAAGTGTCGGAGGCCGTCTGA
- the tsaB gene encoding tRNA (adenosine(37)-N6)-threonylcarbamoyltransferase complex dimerization subunit type 1 TsaB, protein MPVDFSRPLLAIDTGTPFLSLALSAHGQTLLFHEAAANRQSEQILPQIGRLLAEADCRTADLGAIVYAQGPGAFTGLRIGAGVAQGLAAPHGLPLIGIPGLDAVAYQIRAPLVLAATDARMGEVFYAWFDTENGRRLSPYRVGPADTVEPPQAGSVCGIGNAFALPEPPPFAGRADMPTAADYLNMARSGAYPVQTAAQADLLYVRDKIALTAAEQAAAKQAASC, encoded by the coding sequence ATGCCCGTCGATTTTTCCCGCCCCCTGCTCGCCATCGATACCGGCACGCCTTTTCTCTCGCTGGCATTGTCCGCACACGGGCAGACCCTGCTGTTTCACGAAGCCGCTGCCAACCGCCAGTCCGAACAGATTCTGCCGCAAATCGGCCGCCTGCTGGCCGAAGCGGACTGCCGCACCGCCGACCTTGGCGCCATCGTGTACGCACAGGGGCCGGGCGCGTTTACCGGCCTGCGCATCGGTGCGGGCGTAGCACAGGGCTTGGCCGCACCGCACGGCCTGCCGCTGATCGGCATTCCCGGCCTCGATGCCGTGGCATACCAAATCCGCGCACCACTGGTTCTGGCCGCCACCGATGCGCGCATGGGCGAAGTGTTTTACGCATGGTTCGATACCGAAAACGGCCGCCGGTTAAGCCCCTACCGGGTCGGCCCGGCCGATACCGTCGAACCGCCGCAGGCAGGCAGCGTCTGCGGCATCGGCAACGCCTTTGCCCTGCCCGAACCACCGCCGTTTGCGGGTCGCGCCGATATGCCCACCGCCGCCGATTATCTGAACATGGCGCGCAGCGGTGCGTATCCCGTTCAGACGGCCGCACAGGCCGATTTGCTGTATGTGCGCGACAAAATCGCCCTCACCGCCGCCGAACAGGCTGCCGCCAAACAGGCCGCATCATGCTGA
- the rimI gene encoding ribosomal protein S18-alanine N-acetyltransferase: MLIRAALPADCAALAALDAQCNPSPWRETQFSAALGNTHSQTILAESDGLLLGFAVWQTVCGESELHLIAVSPEHRRQGIAAGLMANWLTQTAGAAKHFLEVRHSNEAAIALYRRFGFDECGRRKNYYPLPDGTREDAILMEQIC; encoded by the coding sequence ATGCTGATCCGTGCCGCCCTGCCCGCCGACTGCGCCGCGCTGGCCGCGCTGGACGCACAATGCAACCCTTCGCCGTGGCGCGAAACCCAGTTTTCTGCCGCGTTGGGCAACACACACAGCCAAACCATTTTGGCCGAATCAGACGGCCTGCTGCTCGGTTTCGCCGTCTGGCAGACCGTCTGCGGCGAATCGGAACTGCACCTGATTGCCGTGAGCCCGGAACACCGCCGCCAAGGCATTGCCGCCGGATTGATGGCAAACTGGCTGACACAAACCGCCGGCGCAGCAAAACACTTTCTCGAAGTCCGCCACAGCAACGAAGCAGCCATCGCCCTGTACCGCCGTTTCGGTTTTGACGAATGCGGCCGCCGCAAAAACTACTACCCCCTGCCCGACGGCACGCGCGAAGACGCCATTCTCATGGAGCAAATATGTTAA
- a CDS encoding uracil-DNA glycosylase family protein, with protein MLSSRYLHLHEALGLGPMWLRRGAKLRPPETAQTQAETADTLPDGGSPSAPAARETLLAAVRQAAKTATPSAEPNRETAAPASAADTADKAVHLEALRGRIQPAKLMLATVCPTPEDLMAGSLFSGTDGILLDNMLAAIGLTRAQTHCTAWLANTAFAPQPSADDMLAAAGRIQAELTLSEAKALIVLGQIFEQPEHQAAARQACAGIPLFHLPHPARLLRQPHLKAQAWQTLKQIRRLLQN; from the coding sequence ATGTTAAGCAGCCGCTACCTGCATTTACACGAAGCACTCGGCTTGGGACCGATGTGGCTGCGGCGCGGCGCCAAACTGCGTCCGCCCGAAACTGCGCAGACACAGGCCGAAACCGCCGACACGCTGCCTGACGGCGGCAGCCCGTCCGCCCCTGCCGCCCGCGAAACACTCTTGGCCGCAGTCAGACAAGCCGCCAAAACAGCGACACCGTCAGCCGAACCAAACCGCGAAACCGCAGCACCAGCCTCGGCGGCCGATACCGCCGATAAAGCCGTCCATCTCGAAGCCTTACGCGGCCGTATCCAACCGGCCAAACTGATGTTGGCCACCGTCTGCCCCACGCCCGAAGACTTGATGGCAGGCAGCCTGTTCAGCGGTACAGACGGCATTCTGCTCGACAATATGCTGGCCGCCATCGGCCTCACCCGCGCGCAGACCCACTGCACCGCCTGGCTGGCAAACACCGCCTTCGCGCCGCAGCCGTCGGCAGACGATATGCTGGCGGCGGCGGGCAGAATCCAAGCCGAATTGACCCTGTCGGAAGCCAAAGCCCTGATTGTGCTGGGGCAGATATTCGAGCAGCCCGAGCATCAGGCTGCCGCCCGCCAAGCCTGTGCCGGCATACCGCTGTTCCACCTGCCCCACCCCGCCCGCCTGCTGCGCCAGCCGCATTTGAAAGCGCAGGCATGGCAGACCTTGAAACAAATCCGCCGCCTGCTGCAAAATTAA
- a CDS encoding ClpXP protease specificity-enhancing factor yields MSLSTKPYLLRALYEWCTDSGHTPYIAVWVNAHTRVPAQYVENGEIVLNIGPNAAKNLHIDNEWVSFSARFAGVAQDIWIPVGHVRGIFARETGEGMGFEVEPYGENETDGIQADSAPAPQTAARPDGAAGQKPKKKILKLGK; encoded by the coding sequence ATGAGTTTATCCACCAAACCCTATCTTTTGCGCGCGCTGTATGAATGGTGTACCGACAGCGGCCATACGCCGTATATTGCGGTGTGGGTAAACGCGCATACCCGGGTACCGGCGCAATATGTAGAAAACGGCGAAATTGTGCTGAATATCGGCCCGAATGCGGCGAAAAATCTGCATATCGATAACGAATGGGTCAGCTTTTCCGCCCGTTTTGCCGGAGTGGCACAAGATATTTGGATTCCCGTCGGCCATGTGCGCGGTATTTTCGCCCGTGAAACCGGCGAAGGCATGGGTTTTGAAGTCGAGCCTTACGGGGAAAACGAAACGGACGGTATACAGGCCGACAGTGCGCCCGCTCCCCAAACGGCTGCACGTCCTGACGGTGCTGCGGGGCAGAAGCCGAAGAAAAAGATTTTGAAATTGGGAAAATAA
- a CDS encoding glutathione S-transferase N-terminal domain-containing protein, with the protein MMILYSGITCPFSHRCRFVLFEKGMDFEIKDVDIFNKPEDLAVMNPYNQVPVLVERDLILHESNIINEYIDERFPHPQLMPGDPVQRGRGRLVLYRLEKELFSHVQVLESPEAGSKEQAKAREAVAQGLTMLAPAFAKNKYIMGDDFSMIDVALAPLLWRLDHYDIKLGKSAAPLLKYAERIFQREAFIEALTPAEKAMRR; encoded by the coding sequence ATGATGATACTGTATTCCGGCATTACCTGTCCGTTCAGCCACCGCTGCCGTTTTGTCCTTTTTGAAAAAGGCATGGACTTTGAAATCAAAGACGTGGATATTTTCAACAAGCCCGAAGATTTGGCTGTGATGAATCCGTACAACCAAGTGCCGGTGCTGGTGGAGCGTGATTTGATTTTGCACGAGTCGAACATCATCAATGAATACATCGACGAGCGTTTTCCGCACCCGCAACTGATGCCGGGCGATCCGGTGCAGCGCGGCCGGGGCCGTCTGGTGCTGTACCGTTTGGAGAAAGAACTGTTCAGCCACGTTCAGGTGTTGGAGTCGCCCGAGGCGGGCAGCAAAGAGCAGGCCAAAGCGCGTGAAGCCGTTGCGCAGGGGCTGACCATGCTGGCACCGGCATTTGCCAAAAACAAATACATCATGGGTGATGATTTTTCCATGATTGATGTGGCACTGGCGCCTTTGCTGTGGCGTTTGGATCATTACGACATCAAATTGGGCAAAAGTGCCGCGCCGCTGCTGAAATACGCCGAACGCATCTTCCAGCGCGAAGCCTTTATCGAAGCACTGACTCCGGCTGAGAAGGCCATGCGGCGTTAA
- a CDS encoding cytochrome c1: MRAVKMKKTLKKWVAALVLAAPVSMALAAGGNVSYEKVDIDLGNQISLQNGAKIFTNYCLSCHSATSMRFNRLQDLGLTEDEIKKNMMFTTDKVGDVMQAAMNPQDAKKWLGVAPPDLTLIARSRGADYLYAYMRGFYKDPTRPTGWNNTVLPNAAMPHPLWEQQGIKAVELDDKGNPVMEQDAHGNTVPKLRWEATGLHSRQLPNGNVIEKDYDDYVRDLVGFMVYMAEPAQMQRKQIGYVVMIFLLAVLLPLAYFLKKEYWKDVH, encoded by the coding sequence ATGAGGGCGGTGAAGATGAAAAAAACCTTGAAAAAATGGGTTGCTGCCTTGGTTTTGGCGGCACCGGTAAGTATGGCTCTGGCGGCCGGCGGCAATGTCAGCTATGAAAAGGTGGACATTGATTTGGGTAACCAAATCAGCCTGCAAAACGGTGCCAAGATTTTTACGAACTATTGTCTTTCGTGCCATTCGGCCACGAGTATGCGCTTTAACCGCCTGCAGGATCTGGGGCTGACTGAAGACGAAATCAAAAAGAACATGATGTTTACCACCGACAAGGTCGGTGATGTCATGCAGGCGGCCATGAATCCGCAGGATGCGAAAAAATGGCTGGGTGTCGCGCCGCCGGATTTGACGTTGATTGCCCGTTCGCGCGGTGCGGATTATCTGTACGCCTATATGCGCGGTTTCTATAAAGATCCGACCCGCCCGACCGGCTGGAACAACACGGTTCTGCCCAATGCCGCCATGCCGCATCCGCTGTGGGAGCAGCAGGGCATCAAAGCAGTGGAGTTGGACGACAAGGGCAATCCTGTGATGGAGCAGGACGCACACGGCAACACCGTGCCGAAGCTTCGCTGGGAGGCAACCGGCCTGCACAGCCGCCAACTGCCCAACGGCAATGTCATCGAGAAAGACTATGACGACTATGTCCGCGACTTGGTTGGCTTTATGGTGTACATGGCCGAACCGGCACAAATGCAGCGTAAGCAGATCGGTTATGTCGTGATGATTTTCCTGCTGGCCGTTTTGCTGCCGTTGGCGTATTTCTTGAAAAAAGAGTATTGGAAAGACGTGCATTAA
- a CDS encoding cytochrome bc complex cytochrome b subunit, which yields MANQTNSKAKALLDWVDARFPLSKMMKEHVTEYYAPKNFNFWYFFGSLAMLVLVIQIVSGIFLTMNYKPDGNLNSYNVPVAFTAVEYIMRDVSGGWIIRYMHSTGASMFFVVVYLHMFRGLIYGSFKKPRELVWVFGSLIFLVLMAEAFMGYLLPWGQMSFWGAQVIINLFAAIPVIGPDLSTWIRGDFNVSDATLNRFFALHVIALPLVLVGLVVAHLIALHEVGSNNPDGIEIKKLKDENGIPLDGIPFHPYYTVKDILGVVVFLIVFCAIMFFAPEAGGYFLEKPNFDPANPMVTPPHIAPVWYFTPFYAILRAVPSFWGTQVWGVLAMGAAVILIALLPWLDRGEVKSVRYRGPIFRTMLVLFVIAFIGLGILGALPASNLRTVVSQILSVIYFVFFLGMPFYTKLDKNKAVPERVTMSTGRQKLMFFVYTALALVGAYLFAVNI from the coding sequence ATGGCAAACCAAACCAATAGCAAAGCAAAAGCATTGTTAGACTGGGTGGACGCGCGTTTCCCCTTGTCTAAAATGATGAAAGAGCACGTAACCGAGTATTACGCGCCGAAAAACTTCAATTTTTGGTATTTCTTCGGTTCTCTGGCCATGCTGGTGCTGGTGATCCAAATCGTCAGCGGCATTTTTCTGACCATGAACTACAAGCCTGACGGCAACCTGAACAGTTACAATGTGCCGGTGGCGTTTACTGCTGTCGAATACATCATGCGCGATGTTTCGGGCGGTTGGATTATCCGCTATATGCACTCGACCGGTGCTTCCATGTTCTTTGTCGTGGTATACCTGCATATGTTCCGCGGCCTGATTTACGGTTCGTTCAAAAAACCGCGCGAACTGGTGTGGGTGTTCGGCTCACTGATTTTCCTGGTATTGATGGCCGAAGCTTTTATGGGCTATCTGCTGCCGTGGGGGCAGATGTCGTTTTGGGGCGCGCAGGTCATCATTAACCTGTTTGCGGCCATTCCCGTTATCGGCCCCGATTTATCGACTTGGATTCGCGGCGACTTTAACGTTTCCGATGCAACGCTTAACCGCTTTTTTGCCCTGCATGTGATTGCTCTGCCGCTGGTTCTGGTGGGTTTGGTGGTTGCGCACCTGATTGCGCTGCACGAAGTGGGTTCCAATAATCCCGACGGCATCGAAATCAAAAAACTGAAAGACGAAAACGGTATCCCGCTGGACGGTATTCCTTTCCATCCGTATTACACGGTGAAGGATATTTTGGGCGTGGTGGTGTTCCTGATTGTTTTCTGCGCCATCATGTTCTTTGCGCCCGAGGCCGGCGGCTATTTCTTGGAGAAGCCCAACTTTGATCCGGCCAATCCGATGGTTACGCCGCCCCATATTGCGCCCGTTTGGTACTTTACGCCGTTCTATGCCATTTTGCGTGCGGTTCCGTCGTTCTGGGGTACTCAGGTCTGGGGGGTATTGGCAATGGGGGCTGCGGTCATTTTGATTGCCCTGCTGCCGTGGCTGGATCGTGGGGAAGTCAAATCTGTCCGTTACCGCGGCCCGATTTTCCGTACCATGCTGGTTCTGTTTGTGATCGCCTTTATCGGCTTGGGTATTTTGGGTGCACTGCCGGCAAGCAACCTGCGTACGGTTGTATCGCAAATTTTGAGTGTTATCTACTTTGTTTTCTTTTTGGGTATGCCTTTTTACACCAAGCTGGACAAAAACAAAGCCGTACCGGAGCGCGTTACCATGAGTACGGGTAGGCAGAAGCTGATGTTCTTTGTATATACGGCTTTGGCTTTGGTTGGCGCTTATCTGTTTGCAGTCAATATTTGA
- the petA gene encoding ubiquinol-cytochrome c reductase iron-sulfur subunit: MSNQEINQGRRRFLTLATAGAGGLAAAGTAVPLVASWFPSEKAKAAGASIEIDISKIESGQMLTAEWRGKPIWVVNRTEQQLKDLASLDGNLVDPASDADQQPEYCKNETRAIKPQYWVAVGICTHLGCSPTYRPDIGPADLGADWKGGFFCPCHGSKFDIAGRVYKGVPAPSNLVIPPHKYLDDATLLVGED; this comes from the coding sequence ATGAGTAATCAAGAAATCAATCAAGGCCGCCGCCGGTTTTTGACGCTGGCAACAGCCGGTGCGGGCGGTCTGGCCGCCGCCGGTACGGCTGTGCCGCTGGTGGCGAGCTGGTTCCCGTCGGAAAAAGCCAAGGCCGCCGGTGCTTCTATCGAGATCGATATTTCCAAAATCGAATCCGGCCAGATGCTGACGGCCGAATGGCGCGGCAAGCCGATTTGGGTGGTAAACCGCACCGAGCAGCAGCTTAAAGATCTGGCATCGCTTGACGGCAATCTCGTCGATCCCGCTTCCGATGCGGATCAGCAGCCCGAGTACTGCAAGAATGAAACACGTGCCATCAAGCCCCAGTATTGGGTGGCCGTCGGTATCTGTACCCACTTGGGCTGTTCGCCGACCTACCGTCCCGATATCGGTCCGGCGGATTTGGGTGCCGATTGGAAAGGCGGCTTCTTCTGCCCGTGCCACGGTTCCAAATTCGATATTGCCGGCCGCGTTTACAAAGGCGTGCCCGCACCGAGCAATCTGGTTATCCCGCCGCATAAATATTTGGACGATGCCACTTTGCTGGTAGGCGAAGATTGA
- a CDS encoding Nif3-like dinuclear metal center hexameric protein, translated as MVGRDELLAWCARALNVAAFKDYAPNGLQVEGGHTVRRIVAAVTASKAAIDYAVAEGADMLLVHHGMFWKSEPVPLVGWKRQRIAALLAHNINLVGYHLPLDAHPEWGNNAQLAALMGWETEYTCGEQGLLSVGIWPQGGTLADLTAQLYGKLARAPVAAGDMERKICRLAWCTGGAQGWFQTALEQGVDAYVTGEISEAQFHLANETGVAFVSAGHHATERYGVQALAAALAAQFGVETVFFDEQNPA; from the coding sequence ATGGTCGGACGCGATGAGCTTTTGGCGTGGTGTGCGCGGGCGTTGAATGTGGCGGCATTTAAGGATTATGCGCCCAACGGTTTGCAGGTGGAGGGCGGGCATACGGTGCGCCGTATTGTGGCGGCGGTAACGGCCAGTAAGGCGGCGATTGATTATGCTGTGGCGGAAGGTGCGGATATGCTGTTGGTGCATCACGGCATGTTCTGGAAGAGCGAGCCGGTACCGCTGGTGGGGTGGAAACGGCAGCGGATTGCTGCGTTGCTGGCGCACAATATCAACCTTGTCGGCTATCATCTGCCGCTCGATGCGCATCCGGAGTGGGGCAATAACGCCCAACTGGCCGCTTTGATGGGGTGGGAGACGGAATATACCTGCGGGGAACAGGGTTTGCTGAGTGTCGGGATCTGGCCGCAAGGCGGTACATTGGCGGATCTGACGGCGCAGTTGTACGGGAAATTGGCGCGTGCACCTGTGGCGGCAGGCGATATGGAGCGGAAAATCTGCCGTCTAGCGTGGTGTACCGGTGGTGCGCAGGGCTGGTTTCAGACGGCCTTGGAGCAGGGGGTTGATGCTTATGTGACCGGTGAAATTTCCGAAGCGCAGTTTCATTTGGCCAATGAAACGGGTGTAGCGTTTGTCAGCGCGGGACATCATGCCACCGAGCGTTACGGCGTGCAGGCATTGGCGGCGGCGCTTGCCGCACAGTTCGGTGTGGAAACGGTTTTCTTTGATGAGCAAAACCCTGCTTAA
- the secG gene encoding preprotein translocase subunit SecG, with product MEAFKTVIWIVNIFAALSVIILVLMQHGKGADAGAAFGSGSGSAQGVFGSAGNANFLSRSTAIAATVFFATCMALVYIYTNAPQHGLDFSNVQQSAPAAAPAAVPASGAK from the coding sequence ATGGAAGCATTTAAAACCGTTATTTGGATTGTCAATATTTTTGCCGCCCTGTCCGTCATCATTCTGGTCTTGATGCAGCACGGCAAAGGAGCCGATGCCGGTGCCGCGTTCGGCAGTGGGAGCGGCAGCGCGCAGGGTGTGTTCGGCTCGGCCGGCAATGCCAACTTCCTGAGCCGCAGTACGGCAATTGCCGCGACGGTTTTCTTTGCAACCTGTATGGCTTTGGTGTATATTTACACGAATGCACCGCAGCACGGCTTGGATTTCAGCAATGTGCAGCAAAGTGCGCCGGCTGCTGCGCCTGCGGCGGTACCGGCAAGCGGGGCAAAATAA